The following nucleotide sequence is from Anatilimnocola floriformis.
TGCAGGCCGGCGTCAGCGATCGCCCGCCAGGATTTTACATCGCGCTCCCCGCGCATGATCGCATCGAGATCGGCGACATAGACGCGCGGCAAACCAAAGTGTTGCCGCAGCGCGGCAGCAACTGCCTGAGGCTCGGCGGAATCGACGAGCGAGCTGACAATCGGCCGGTATTCATCACGCCGGCCACCAACGCCACGGACCACCATTCCGCCGAGCAAATCGATCACTGGGACAACACGCATCGAGTTATTCGGCACTTCGAGCGTTACTTAATGGGCTTGGTTACCGCCGCAGGAGCGATCGCAGCCGGAGCTGTTGTGGGCGTGATTGCTGGCGTCGTTGCCTTGACTTCGACAACTGCCTTATCCGTGGCCTTTTTCGCCGCGGCCCGTTCGGCAGCCTTGGTCTTCGACTCGGCCTTGGCCTTGTCGAACTTCACCTTTTGCTCGGGCGTCAACACACCTTCGATTTCGCTATCGCGCTTTTGTTGCAGCGTCTTGATCTGCTCGGCCAACGCGTCGATTTGCGGAGTGTACTTATCTTGGATGTCGTAGATCTTCTGCTTCTGGGTTCCATCGACCAAATCGCCGTAAAAATTCGGCAGGCGGCGTGACGCTTTCTTCTCACCAGCTTTTGCCTCGGTCTTGGCTTCGGCTTTACCATCCACCTTTTGGGCCTGCAGCGTCGGAACAGCAACCGCACAGGCGACCGACAAACATCCAGCCACGAGCAACTTCATCGACAGATTCATTCCAGTACCTTCTCAAAACAGGACAGGGAATTGTTTCTGGCATCCCATGCCGATCTTGCACGTTTGTGCAGCACTGGTCCTTGGCAGGGATTAATGTATCCCCCCAATCCGCGATTGCAACTCTTTTTTCCCCGAATTCGGGCGGTAAAGTCCCTGGCGAGCTGCTAGCTACTGCGACCGCCGCCGGCTTGAGATGGCGAGAAAGGTCAGGCCCGCGCCGGCCGTGATGGCGGCGAGGATCAGCAGGCCTGCCGGCAGATGCGTGGCGTTCTCGGGGTTCCAGCCGAGTTGCTTCACGAGGGTGAGCTGTTGGATTTCGTCCTTGTAGCGAGCCAGCGAAACTACTAGGCCGTTGTGGATGACGTGCAAGATCATTCCCGGCCAAACGCTGCCAGTGCGATAACAGACCCAGCCGAGCAACAGGCCGAGCATGGCTGACGACAGTACTCGTTCGAGAATCACCAAGCCGCCGACGCTGATGTGAAAGACGCCGAAGACCGCGGCCGAAATCAAGATCGCGCCCCACCAGGGAAGCTTGTTGAGCAACGCCGTTTGGAAATAGCCGCGGAAAAAGAGTTCCTCGCAAACTGCCGGCGCGACGGCCATCGACAGCAAGATCACACCGAAGGGAACGTGCATCATCTGGTCGCTCCGCTCGGCGAATCGCGAGACGAGTTCGGCGAGTTGCTCAGGCGATAGCGTCGAGAGCCCAATCTGTTGCGAAATCACAATCAGCTCGTGCGCAAACGGCCACAGGCTGAGGCCCAGCAACAAGCCGCCGAGGATCGCCAGTGGCGAGGGCACGCGCAGCTGCAACGTGGGGCGGAACTGGCGGTTTGTCCAATAGGTTAGCAGCAGCGGCACGAGCAAAAAGACCGCCGCCGTTCCCGCCGCCGCCGCGAGCAGCTGTGTTTGCAACGAACTCTCTTGCAGGTTCCCAATGAAACCCGAGACCAGAAAGTAACAGGGATACAAAATGGCGACGGCCGTTGCTCCCTGAGCCAGTGTCGGTGTGGGTTCGGAATCGGCTGGGCGGCGAACAAGTTCCGTCCAACTTCCTTCGCTGCCGTAGAGGACAGCGTCGCTACCGAAAATCTTTGCAGCCAGCGCGAGGGCAGCCAGCGCGTAGAGAGCGGTTGTAATCACCGCCGTCGCAGCTGCGATGGGATCGGCTTTACTTTGCAGCAAGTCGCGCGACAGCAGCACGATATTGGCCAACGGTGTGATGGCTAGAAAACCATCGAGCTTGAGTCCCGGCAGCAAGCTCAAGAATCCCGGCGCGAGCGAGAGGAGCACCAGCGGAATCAAATACGCTTGCGCCTCTTTAAAGCTGCGGGCAAAACTGGTGATGGTCAGCATCACCGCCGAGAAAAACGCAGCGAAGAGTAGCAGCAGGCCGAAGACGGCAAACACAGTGCTCAGCGGCAAGCCTTGCGGGCCGAGCAGCACCTGACCGAGCTTGCTCGCTTGCAGCGTGATGGTCATCGCCGTGAGATTGACGACCGCTGTCATCAGCGCGACGCACAGCACAGCCAGATATTTGGCAATCAGCAATCCCAGCCGCGGCACGGGTGCGGCCATCAGCGCTTCGAGCGTGCCGCGCTCGCGCTCACCGGCCGTCA
It contains:
- a CDS encoding ABC transporter permease subunit/CPBP intramembrane protease, whose protein sequence is MPDSPPEKSTTNFGPRQSWVTRVVRLTRKELRETLRDRRTIVTLILMPLMLYPLISIVFMQFMFLNAGQAGPKEMQWNIAVRRAQDFDRLMEALQIGEAWMRKRGELAAATPPADSESGTAVASPSLTQAAIREPKLKELAGQFDDNINNLHQMLRGPESYVDAVVLVTEPTEGEGSRANFEVMFRPASAYGRELSRFIERRLRAANEALLYADLKERGGSDLPRVTAKLKAVETTDETIQIATLIPLILILMTMTGAVYPAIDLTAGERERGTLEALMAAPVPRLGLLIAKYLAVLCVALMTAVVNLTAMTITLQASKLGQVLLGPQGLPLSTVFAVFGLLLLFAAFFSAVMLTITSFARSFKEAQAYLIPLVLLSLAPGFLSLLPGLKLDGFLAITPLANIVLLSRDLLQSKADPIAAATAVITTALYALAALALAAKIFGSDAVLYGSEGSWTELVRRPADSEPTPTLAQGATAVAILYPCYFLVSGFIGNLQESSLQTQLLAAAAGTAAVFLLVPLLLTYWTNRQFRPTLQLRVPSPLAILGGLLLGLSLWPFAHELIVISQQIGLSTLSPEQLAELVSRFAERSDQMMHVPFGVILLSMAVAPAVCEELFFRGYFQTALLNKLPWWGAILISAAVFGVFHISVGGLVILERVLSSAMLGLLLGWVCYRTGSVWPGMILHVIHNGLVVSLARYKDEIQQLTLVKQLGWNPENATHLPAGLLILAAITAGAGLTFLAISSRRRSQ